One stretch of Halobaculum marinum DNA includes these proteins:
- a CDS encoding DUF3592 domain-containing protein has translation MGDDSSLSVDGPSTLGGALVMLVVGLAVTGFGAYDYTQQSDAVADAVDVDAVVVETGVEATSTGSAGADYRPTVEFTYEYDGESYTSTNVFPSTTSPTYDTESAARDVLADYESGDSVSAHVDPADPDSAFLLDRTSNAPLLFAGIGLLFVAVGGVSAARRVRRR, from the coding sequence ATGGGTGACGACAGTTCGCTCTCCGTCGACGGTCCGAGCACGCTCGGCGGCGCGCTCGTCATGCTCGTCGTCGGTCTTGCGGTGACCGGGTTCGGCGCGTACGACTACACTCAGCAGTCCGACGCGGTCGCCGACGCCGTTGACGTTGACGCCGTGGTCGTCGAGACGGGCGTCGAGGCGACGTCGACGGGGAGCGCAGGCGCCGACTACCGGCCGACGGTCGAGTTCACCTACGAGTACGACGGTGAGTCGTACACGAGCACGAACGTGTTCCCGTCGACGACCTCACCGACCTACGACACCGAGTCCGCGGCGCGGGACGTGCTGGCCGACTACGAGTCGGGTGACTCGGTGTCCGCGCACGTCGACCCGGCGGACCCCGACAGTGCGTTCCTCCTGGACCGTACGTCGAATGCGCCGCTCCTGTTCGCGGGGATCGGATTGCTGTTCGTCGCGGTCGGCGGTGTCTCGGCGGCGCGGCGCGTTCGGCGCCGCTGA